One segment of Novipirellula artificiosorum DNA contains the following:
- a CDS encoding polysaccharide biosynthesis/export family protein → MTITLNETIESALTSLSENVLNHRILLLATSICLLPAVGCSTLGLSLYPKGSFLTEQAERVLDGSPTAAELPRELNRSVIPVHYLEPGDVLLVEPVHLGSEVRLPADQHVMADGSIDLGGFGRCVVAGLTLEEAEQLVERTITDSAEEETQINIRLLEPVHHYYVLGEVNSPGSYPLSGFETVLDGILAAGGLTSDAAPCKILLARPTTPCSCRVTLPVCYREITQLGDTTTNYQLQPGDRIFVSTRSCLDELMFWQSNETCQRCCRSQRACCRPDAVATLAPVTPGLFFAAANPLASDLGFIETEPSASEISASPNAGRNLESQWLPEPTPRDSILDQDRLGRTRQASDSTASNPPAAADGQLDFPEALNSEPLELPNVFARP, encoded by the coding sequence GTGACGATAACGCTCAATGAAACGATTGAATCGGCTTTGACTTCCTTGAGCGAGAACGTATTGAACCATCGCATCCTTCTTCTCGCTACCAGCATCTGCTTACTTCCGGCTGTTGGATGCAGCACGCTGGGGTTGTCTCTCTACCCCAAAGGCAGCTTTCTAACCGAACAAGCGGAACGGGTTCTCGATGGTTCACCGACGGCGGCCGAATTGCCTCGAGAACTAAACCGCTCGGTGATCCCAGTGCACTACCTGGAACCGGGCGATGTGCTATTGGTTGAACCGGTTCATTTGGGCAGCGAGGTGCGTTTGCCTGCCGACCAACATGTGATGGCCGACGGCAGCATTGATCTGGGCGGATTTGGCCGATGTGTCGTCGCAGGATTGACGCTCGAGGAAGCCGAGCAATTGGTGGAACGAACGATTACAGATTCCGCCGAAGAAGAAACGCAGATCAACATTCGGTTGCTCGAACCGGTCCACCACTACTACGTACTTGGCGAAGTCAATTCACCCGGAAGCTATCCGCTATCGGGCTTTGAAACCGTTCTGGACGGGATCTTAGCCGCCGGTGGATTGACCAGCGATGCGGCCCCCTGCAAGATCTTGCTCGCCCGTCCCACGACGCCTTGTTCGTGTCGCGTGACGTTGCCGGTTTGCTACCGCGAGATCACTCAACTCGGTGACACCACGACCAATTACCAATTGCAACCTGGGGACCGGATCTTCGTTTCGACACGATCTTGTCTCGACGAACTGATGTTTTGGCAGTCGAACGAAACCTGCCAGCGATGCTGCCGCAGCCAACGAGCCTGCTGCCGCCCCGACGCGGTTGCAACCCTGGCTCCGGTAACCCCAGGTTTGTTCTTTGCCGCTGCCAATCCGTTGGCCAGCGACCTTGGCTTTATCGAGACCGAACCGTCAGCGAGCGAGATTTCCGCCTCGCCGAATGCGGGGCGGAACCTCGAGTCGCAGTGGCTTCCCGAGCCAACGCCCCGAGATTCAATCTTGGATCAAGATCGACTCGGCCGGACGCGTCAAGCCAGCGATTCGACGGCATCCAACCCCCCCGCTGCGGCGGATGGACAGTTGGATTTCCCGGAAGCGCTGAACTCGGAACCTTTGGAACTGCCCAACGTGTTCGCCCGTCCCTAA